From one Gemmatimonadaceae bacterium genomic stretch:
- a CDS encoding penicillin acylase family protein, which yields MHSEGQLPRVAIRRPAARALLGLAVCGGLTAPVAAQRAAGIEVRFTEGGVAHVRAGTLRGAGEGYGWAFARDNLCLMVDNAITLAGDRSRTFGADSGYVDGFLGSRVGNVDNDVMYRYLLAPPAVAAVRAAASADVRALVSGYVRGFNRHVRDAALPGEECRRAPWFRPITEDDVWRRITQMPLIETSIIVMREIAAARPPGTTAVPRDGNAAAAALRPSSAAIGGSNAWAAGSGVLGRGNGGFSFSNPHFPWYGTERLHALHLTVPGRLDVFGSTLYGIPLPLIGFTPAVGWSLTHTTDKRSTLYELTLDPTDPTRYRVGDVTEPMRRVDIVVPAGRDSVTRTIWETRYGPVMTMRGLEWTRERAYAFADPERGNVRMADQFLSFARVGSVQAMLASLRSRLGSPWSNVTAADRQGNVLYSNVSVAGFITDAQLERCRVTSPARMFENLADLTVLNGADPSCAWTRDPRAPQAGIIPGALRPAFVRQDVAFNSNDSHWYATLDVAGVLEGFPKVIGPERTIRGERTRVAATYARAFAPASGTALTPASWEAMFFSSRNLLAELVLDDLLADCRTTHTVRLADGSDASLTDACRALGAWDRHDRLDSRGSMLFAEFARNLERIPMTGFAPAARYWRVPFDPADPVGTPAGFVVTDETRRALSRAAARITTAGVALDAPLGDVQSVTRAGQRLPMSGASFTYHEISPGALTPGKGITDVRLGDSYIHAVTLGNHPPRGRFIVTYSQSTNTASPHFGDMTAAFAAQRWLPVLFTAADIAAAQVGPTIRW from the coding sequence GTGCACAGCGAAGGCCAGCTCCCGAGGGTTGCCATCCGCAGGCCGGCGGCGCGCGCGCTCCTCGGCCTTGCCGTCTGTGGTGGGCTCACTGCACCGGTGGCCGCGCAGCGCGCCGCTGGAATCGAGGTCCGCTTCACCGAGGGCGGCGTGGCGCACGTGCGGGCCGGCACCCTGCGCGGGGCCGGCGAGGGATATGGCTGGGCCTTCGCGCGTGACAATCTCTGCCTGATGGTGGACAACGCCATCACGCTCGCCGGTGACCGCAGCCGCACCTTCGGCGCCGACAGCGGCTACGTGGACGGCTTCCTCGGGTCGCGCGTGGGCAACGTGGACAACGACGTCATGTATCGCTACCTGCTGGCGCCGCCGGCGGTGGCGGCCGTGCGTGCCGCGGCGTCGGCCGACGTGCGCGCGCTGGTGAGCGGGTACGTGCGCGGCTTCAACCGCCATGTGCGCGATGCGGCGCTGCCGGGGGAGGAGTGCCGGCGGGCGCCGTGGTTCCGGCCGATCACCGAGGACGACGTCTGGCGGCGCATCACGCAGATGCCGCTGATCGAGACGTCGATCATCGTGATGCGCGAGATCGCCGCCGCGCGGCCCCCCGGCACCACCGCCGTGCCGCGCGACGGGAATGCCGCGGCGGCGGCGCTCCGTCCGTCGAGCGCCGCGATCGGCGGATCGAACGCGTGGGCGGCCGGCAGCGGCGTGCTGGGGCGGGGCAACGGCGGCTTCAGCTTCAGCAACCCGCACTTCCCCTGGTACGGCACCGAGCGGCTGCACGCCCTGCACCTCACGGTGCCCGGCCGGCTGGATGTGTTCGGCTCCACGCTGTACGGCATCCCGTTGCCGCTGATCGGGTTCACGCCGGCGGTGGGCTGGTCGCTCACGCACACCACCGACAAGCGCAGCACGCTCTACGAACTCACGCTCGATCCAACCGATCCCACGCGGTACAGGGTGGGCGACGTGACGGAGCCGATGCGACGTGTGGACATCGTGGTGCCGGCGGGGCGCGATTCCGTGACGCGCACGATCTGGGAGACGCGCTACGGGCCGGTGATGACGATGCGCGGGCTCGAGTGGACACGCGAGCGCGCCTACGCGTTCGCCGATCCCGAGCGCGGCAACGTGCGGATGGCGGACCAGTTCCTCTCGTTCGCACGGGTGGGCAGTGTGCAGGCGATGCTGGCGTCGCTGCGCTCGCGGCTCGGATCGCCCTGGTCGAACGTCACGGCGGCCGACCGGCAGGGCAATGTGCTCTACTCGAACGTCTCCGTCGCCGGCTTCATCACCGACGCCCAGTTGGAGCGATGCCGTGTCACGAGCCCGGCGCGGATGTTCGAGAACCTCGCCGACCTCACGGTGCTCAACGGCGCGGACCCCTCGTGCGCCTGGACGCGCGACCCGCGCGCGCCGCAGGCCGGGATCATTCCCGGCGCGTTGCGGCCGGCGTTCGTGCGGCAGGACGTGGCCTTCAACTCCAACGACAGCCACTGGTACGCCACGCTGGACGTGGCCGGGGTGCTCGAGGGCTTCCCGAAGGTGATCGGCCCCGAGCGGACCATCCGCGGTGAGCGCACGCGGGTGGCGGCCACCTACGCCCGCGCCTTCGCGCCAGCGTCCGGCACCGCGCTCACGCCGGCGTCGTGGGAGGCGATGTTCTTCAGCTCGCGCAACCTGCTGGCGGAGCTGGTGCTCGACGACCTGCTCGCGGACTGCCGCACCACGCACACGGTGCGTCTCGCGGACGGCAGCGACGCCAGCCTCACCGACGCCTGCCGCGCGCTGGGGGCGTGGGATCGCCATGACCGGCTGGACTCGCGCGGGTCGATGTTGTTCGCCGAGTTCGCGCGCAACCTGGAACGGATCCCGATGACCGGCTTCGCGCCCGCCGCGCGGTACTGGCGGGTGCCGTTCGATCCGGCGGATCCGGTCGGCACACCGGCGGGTTTCGTCGTGACCGACGAGACACGTCGCGCGCTGTCGCGGGCGGCCGCGCGCATCACGACGGCCGGCGTGGCGCTGGACGCCCCACTCGGGGACGTGCAGTCCGTGACACGTGCCGGACAGCGGCTGCCGATGTCGGGGGCCAGCTTCACCTACCACGAGATCTCGCCCGGCGCGCTCACGCCGGGCAAGGGGATCACCGACGTGCGCCTCGGTGACAGCTACATCCACGCCGTCACGCTCGGCAACCATCCGCCGCGCGGCCGGTTCATCGTGACCTACTCGCAGTCCACCAACACCGCCTCGCCGCACTTCGGCGACATGACGGCGGCCTTTGCCGCGCAGCGCTGGTTGCCGGTGTTGTTCACGGCGGCGGACATCGCCGCCGCGCAGGTCGGCCCGACCATCCGGTGGTGA
- a CDS encoding Nodulation protein N: MTQTPSSPANWTPGASIGTSAWLRLDQARITAFGALTDDLEPLHTDPDWCRAHSPVGRTMAYGFLTLSMLTSFFHEVSDNALAGTTQAASYPLNYGFDRIRFVSPVPVDSRIRAHFTLLERRGRHDGELLRMAVLVEIEGEARPALTAEWLTLWVAGSPAAPAADA, translated from the coding sequence ATGACGCAGACACCTTCCTCACCGGCGAACTGGACCCCCGGCGCCAGCATCGGGACCTCGGCCTGGCTGCGGCTCGACCAGGCGCGGATCACGGCATTCGGCGCCCTGACCGACGACCTCGAGCCGCTGCACACCGACCCGGACTGGTGCCGCGCACACAGCCCCGTCGGCCGCACCATGGCGTACGGCTTCCTCACGCTCTCCATGCTCACCTCGTTCTTCCACGAGGTGAGTGACAACGCACTGGCCGGCACCACGCAGGCCGCCAGCTACCCGCTCAACTACGGCTTCGACCGCATCCGGTTCGTCTCGCCGGTGCCCGTGGACTCACGCATCCGCGCCCACTTCACGCTGCTCGAGCGCCGCGGACGGCACGACGGCGAGCTGCTGCGCATGGCGGTGCTGGTGGAGATCGAGGGTGAGGCGCGGCCCGCCCTCACCGCGGAATGGCTCACGCTGTGGGTGGCGGGCAGCCCGGCCGCACCGGCTGCCGACGCATGA
- a CDS encoding DJ-1/PfpI family protein, protein MRGSVPYAIRTRVAALSLALAPLLPQMLPAQGAGAGSAVVDFDAAMRGLNFAPATTDATPDGATAGNRMIDADELALLAAILANPSLDLRRGGGVDHASIRAAFAQARASATADLAALSGRYPTAIDVAAGYAMLGKLSFDAFSTMTKGFGAPLTGDYTLALAVGAKLAHDGDADGDGVSNRAEYAAQIGKGRAAYVAAALDPAVRVAGTSAASPAPAAAAAVPKKTLGIVLYPGFEVLDVYGPLEMFAYVPEFNIVMISENGGAVRSAQGVSTMTDFSFATAPPLDIVMVPGGVGTYTQLENPAMLNYLRAQNQRTELTASVCTGSALLAKAGILRGHRATTNKAFFSLSVDQDPTVNWITSARWVEDGKMITSSGVSAGTDMALGLIARYHGREHARHLAKSLEYIWHEDSTNDPFAIQAVPAPTKKPAMPR, encoded by the coding sequence GTGAGAGGTTCTGTTCCGTATGCCATACGCACGCGTGTTGCCGCGCTGTCACTCGCGCTGGCGCCGCTGCTGCCACAGATGCTGCCAGCGCAGGGTGCCGGTGCCGGCAGCGCGGTGGTGGACTTCGACGCGGCGATGCGCGGGCTGAACTTCGCCCCCGCCACCACCGACGCCACCCCCGACGGCGCCACGGCCGGGAACCGCATGATCGATGCGGATGAACTCGCGCTGCTGGCGGCGATCCTCGCCAACCCGTCGCTCGACCTGCGCCGTGGCGGCGGCGTGGATCACGCGAGCATCCGGGCGGCATTCGCGCAGGCGCGTGCCTCAGCCACCGCGGACCTGGCGGCGCTCTCCGGCCGCTATCCCACCGCGATCGACGTGGCCGCCGGGTACGCCATGCTCGGGAAGCTGTCGTTCGACGCGTTCAGCACGATGACGAAGGGGTTCGGGGCGCCGCTCACGGGCGACTACACGCTCGCGCTGGCCGTCGGGGCGAAGCTGGCGCACGATGGGGATGCCGATGGCGACGGGGTGAGCAACCGCGCCGAGTACGCGGCGCAGATCGGCAAGGGGCGCGCCGCCTACGTGGCCGCGGCGCTCGATCCGGCGGTGCGCGTGGCGGGGACCAGCGCCGCGTCGCCAGCGCCCGCCGCCGCCGCCGCGGTGCCGAAGAAGACGCTCGGCATCGTGCTCTATCCCGGCTTCGAGGTCCTGGACGTGTATGGGCCGCTGGAGATGTTCGCCTATGTGCCGGAGTTCAACATCGTGATGATCTCCGAGAACGGTGGTGCCGTGCGCTCGGCGCAGGGTGTCTCCACCATGACCGACTTCTCGTTCGCCACCGCACCGCCGCTGGACATCGTGATGGTGCCGGGGGGCGTGGGCACGTACACCCAGCTCGAGAACCCCGCGATGCTGAACTACCTGCGCGCACAGAACCAGCGCACCGAGCTCACGGCCTCGGTGTGCACCGGGTCGGCGCTGCTGGCGAAGGCGGGCATCCTGCGCGGGCACCGCGCCACCACCAACAAGGCGTTCTTCTCGCTCTCGGTGGACCAGGACCCCACCGTGAACTGGATCACGAGCGCGCGGTGGGTGGAGGACGGCAAGATGATCACGTCGTCCGGCGTCTCGGCCGGCACCGACATGGCCCTTGGCCTCATTGCGCGGTACCACGGCCGCGAACATGCGCGACACCTGGCGAAGAGCCTCGAGTACATCTGGCACGAGGACTCCACGAACGACCCGTTCGCGATCCAGGCCGTGCCGGCGCCCACGAAGAAGCCGGCCATGCCGCGGTGA
- a CDS encoding ABC transporter permease — translation MREARLSRGAVALVLVAAAAALAPWLAPYDPAAQLDIVRLKNAAPSAAHWLGTDPYARDVLSRAVFGARTSLSVAAIATALATVIGGLWGTCAALAGDRLGDGLMSVVDVVRSLPRMLLFLGVAVLLGPLGTVTLALVLGATAWTGTSRLVYVLVREISARPFVEAARSIGASRWRLLQRHVLPQLVQPMAASGALLLADILAVESSLSFIGLGVRPPAASWGGMLQDGLPYLRSAWWLTAVPSALLVATVLGAAAVADRLERRRAL, via the coding sequence ATGCGTGAGGCGCGCCTGTCCCGCGGCGCGGTGGCGCTCGTGCTGGTGGCGGCGGCGGCGGCGCTCGCCCCGTGGCTCGCCCCGTACGACCCCGCCGCACAACTCGACATCGTGCGCCTCAAGAACGCCGCGCCATCGGCCGCACACTGGCTGGGCACCGATCCGTACGCGCGCGACGTGCTCAGCCGCGCGGTCTTCGGCGCGCGCACGTCGCTCAGCGTGGCGGCCATCGCCACCGCACTCGCCACCGTGATCGGCGGCCTGTGGGGCACCTGCGCCGCACTGGCGGGCGACCGCCTCGGCGACGGGCTGATGTCGGTGGTGGACGTGGTGCGCAGCCTCCCCCGGATGCTCCTCTTCCTTGGCGTCGCGGTGCTGCTCGGCCCCCTCGGGACCGTCACGCTGGCGCTGGTGCTCGGCGCCACCGCGTGGACGGGCACCAGCCGCCTGGTGTACGTGCTCGTGCGCGAGATCAGCGCGCGGCCGTTCGTGGAGGCAGCGCGGTCGATCGGCGCCTCGCGCTGGCGCCTGCTGCAGCGCCACGTGCTGCCGCAGCTGGTGCAGCCGATGGCGGCGTCGGGGGCGCTCCTGCTGGCCGACATCCTCGCCGTGGAGTCCAGTCTGTCGTTCATCGGCCTCGGCGTCCGGCCGCCGGCTGCGAGCTGGGGCGGCATGCTGCAGGACGGGCTGCCCTACCTCCGATCGGCCTGGTGGCTGACGGCGGTCCCCTCGGCACTGCTGGTCGCCACCGTGCTCGGTGCGGCCGCCGTGGCCGACCGCCTGGAACGCCGCCGAGCGCTGTGA
- a CDS encoding ABC transporter permease: MATFLVRRLLHAVAVMVVAVTLGFALVHLAPGDALTGDVTQAGRSAEAQARLRARAGLDQPLPTQYRRFVGAALRGDLGHSLITDQPVVRILGGALRNSLTLAGCGLLAAVALGLVIGSAQGWRPRQRTFRLLGRALTALYAVPEFVLAISLIGLLAYGARWFPVGGMHDPVTHLVGTPAERLADALRHLVLPTLTLALGWGAAVARQQRVAVGECAGQDFIRTARAKGRSDVAVLTRHALPTTVAPFVTVIGLMLPAMVGGSVIVEVVFAWPGLGAEVVHAVAQRDAPVVSGAIVVISLLVAGSSLLIDFAVRLADPRQRTAGGSDA, from the coding sequence ATGGCCACCTTCCTCGTACGCCGGCTGCTGCACGCCGTGGCGGTGATGGTCGTCGCGGTCACGCTCGGCTTCGCGCTGGTGCACCTCGCCCCCGGCGACGCGCTGACGGGGGACGTCACGCAGGCCGGTCGCAGCGCCGAGGCGCAGGCACGCCTGCGCGCCCGTGCAGGGCTCGACCAGCCGCTGCCGACGCAGTACCGGCGCTTCGTCGGCGCCGCGCTGCGCGGTGACCTCGGCCACTCGCTCATCACCGACCAGCCGGTCGTGCGCATCCTCGGCGGCGCACTCCGCAACAGCCTCACCCTCGCCGGCTGCGGGCTGCTCGCCGCCGTGGCACTCGGGCTGGTGATCGGCAGTGCACAGGGATGGCGCCCGCGGCAGCGCACGTTCCGGCTGCTGGGCCGCGCGCTGACGGCGCTCTACGCCGTGCCGGAGTTCGTGCTCGCCATCTCGCTCATCGGGCTGCTCGCCTACGGCGCACGGTGGTTCCCGGTGGGCGGCATGCACGATCCCGTCACGCACCTCGTCGGCACGCCGGCCGAGCGGCTCGCCGATGCGCTGCGCCACCTCGTGCTGCCCACGCTGACGCTCGCCCTGGGCTGGGGCGCCGCAGTGGCCCGGCAGCAGCGGGTGGCCGTGGGCGAGTGCGCCGGCCAGGACTTCATCCGCACCGCCCGCGCCAAGGGACGCAGCGACGTCGCGGTGCTCACGCGCCACGCCCTGCCCACCACGGTGGCGCCGTTCGTGACCGTGATCGGGCTGATGCTGCCGGCGATGGTGGGCGGGTCGGTGATCGTGGAGGTGGTCTTCGCCTGGCCGGGCCTCGGCGCCGAAGTCGTGCACGCCGTGGCGCAGCGTGACGCGCCCGTGGTGAGCGGTGCCATCGTCGTCATCTCGCTCCTGGTGGCTGGCAGCAGCCTGCTGATCGACTTCGCCGTGCGCCTGGCCGATCCGCGCCAGCGCACCGCCGGCGGCAGCGATGCGTGA
- a CDS encoding diguanylate cyclase, with amino-acid sequence MNDTTDPAPDFRSSGAHALVDGELVAAGETESVESLIAAGQAHEQGGETALAREAYRRALGQLDGDLEARRRVSVLRWIARTHQADAAYDQALESLDAAEQLATAIADRAGFGHCRNVRANISWQRGDLDGAVALYTSALDAAHEVRDAHLAAVASQNLGVVASARGAFDQAFHHYRASIAAYRSLGHPRDTAIAQNNLGRLYLDQGDCDAAEVELTEAHTLALSVGDVNTATMIEINLADAWHQRGDCTQARALCRQAQSRLAPNGDTHADGEVQKLLGAIAIACHDPEAAERHFVRAEEIAARREDLLLRAQIARERAELYRGQGRTRELLQSLNGAHQLFTQLRANQQMAAVTALIRRLERDVLEVVRKWGESIEEKDAYTQGHCERVADLACALARRAGVEEDMIFWFRIGALLHDVGKIVISSEILNKTDGLTPDEWDVMKLHPGAGADILREINFPYDVNAIVRHHHENWDGTGYPDALGGERIPLWARIVCLADVYDALTSDRSYKQALPHEAAIEVMRNDVRRQFDPALFALFEDIARTSAPRTVEGAAPRRPDARVTDSAAPLDDLTGLVLRKGFLAQATQVLDEAATRAQSVSLAVIDVDHFKSVNDTFGHLQGDDVLRSVAGLLRDSVRRQDIVGRYAGDEFVLLFPDTPLAEARQLAERLCEAVAANRLAIRERREGTIGVTLSIGVATADAGESDLEAVFAAADRALYLAKRRGRNQVASATEADGETQKATLRFDRFVGRVRELRSLLAQLEHACAGRPRLVAIVGEAGIGKTSLVRQLQPEVRLRGGTMVFGRCLASDVKPPYGAWAEVITAIHALGIVPPREWKELPRLVPALGAATDQASPAGSKYALLAEVAEYLREASAVAPLTVVLDDVQWADSSTWDATEYVRHNLSDEKLLICMTMRSEDLAGIAERRRHLSRDERFSDLALNRFSPDELSSWLETILHQGEIAREFLRFIHTYTEGNPLLVVHVLRALQENGGVWHAERRWQWKDNPELELPTAVSDLIDARIDRLSETARQHLTVAAVVGRTFDVDLVLSAGDMSEDELLDAIDEGVAAHVLESAGDRAADRYSFSHGLIGDAIRRRVNRRRLARMHGLVATAMEALHPDAVSAIAAHFDAAGNGEKAYEYAMRAAERAVAVYAHHEAAASYAMAERHAATAEARMHCRFRHALALELAGAYEEAESLCDLIIAEHVSMGEPGALVSVRRVRERLRSLRGLALEQTCDAVEKLLAEAVQLGDEQEEVELLGMLSRAQARRGDPAEARRLARLSLEVAERVGEPGVLAKTLMYLGSSLLETEVDEALSCYRRALVMFVRIGDLIGQARAQINVGIAQSRLGANEESAQAYATALELGRTTHSPDITGLAALNLGVLKMKVGALDEADGCFTEAMERFALLNNEPHRLAALYNQANLARDREDRERAVRLYGDAAVVATAMDQLDVELGARAGQGLAFLDLGRVSDARGCLQSCAVRVRDRATWWFQGRELLEALAIRVHLQCGDASAARQRFESGLALAEASDTYGAAWLVADVAGPLAAVGVCAAHDQVPRFAALAEGLAYAPLTARYAALLARPRTDAGD; translated from the coding sequence ATGAACGACACGACCGATCCAGCGCCGGATTTCCGCTCGTCCGGTGCCCATGCACTGGTCGACGGGGAACTCGTGGCGGCTGGGGAGACGGAGTCGGTCGAGTCCCTGATCGCCGCCGGGCAGGCGCATGAACAGGGGGGTGAGACGGCGCTCGCGCGGGAGGCCTACCGGCGGGCGCTGGGCCAGCTCGATGGTGACCTGGAGGCGCGCCGCCGGGTGTCGGTGCTGCGCTGGATCGCGCGCACCCACCAGGCCGACGCCGCCTATGACCAGGCGCTGGAGTCGCTCGACGCCGCCGAGCAGCTTGCCACGGCGATCGCGGACCGCGCCGGCTTCGGGCACTGCCGCAACGTGCGCGCCAACATCTCCTGGCAGCGCGGTGACCTGGACGGCGCTGTGGCGCTCTACACCTCGGCCCTGGACGCGGCCCACGAGGTGCGCGACGCCCACCTCGCCGCCGTCGCGTCACAGAACCTGGGCGTGGTGGCCAGTGCGCGCGGCGCGTTCGACCAGGCGTTCCACCACTACCGCGCGAGCATCGCGGCCTACCGCTCGCTGGGGCACCCGCGGGACACCGCGATCGCGCAGAACAACCTCGGGCGGCTCTACCTCGACCAGGGGGACTGCGACGCCGCCGAGGTGGAGCTGACGGAGGCACACACGCTGGCGCTGTCGGTGGGCGACGTGAACACCGCCACCATGATCGAGATCAACCTCGCCGATGCCTGGCACCAGCGGGGCGACTGCACGCAGGCGCGTGCGCTCTGCCGGCAGGCGCAGTCGCGGCTGGCGCCGAACGGCGACACCCACGCCGACGGCGAGGTGCAGAAGCTGCTCGGCGCCATCGCCATCGCCTGCCACGATCCCGAGGCGGCGGAGCGGCATTTCGTGCGCGCCGAGGAGATCGCCGCCCGGCGCGAGGACCTGCTGCTGCGCGCACAGATCGCGCGTGAGCGCGCGGAGCTGTACCGCGGACAGGGGCGCACCCGCGAGCTGCTGCAGTCGCTGAACGGCGCCCACCAGCTCTTCACGCAGCTGCGCGCCAACCAGCAGATGGCGGCGGTGACGGCGCTGATCCGGCGGCTCGAGCGGGACGTGCTCGAGGTGGTGCGGAAGTGGGGCGAGTCGATCGAGGAGAAGGACGCCTACACGCAGGGGCACTGCGAGCGCGTCGCCGACCTTGCCTGCGCCCTCGCCCGCCGCGCCGGCGTGGAGGAGGACATGATCTTCTGGTTCCGCATCGGGGCGCTGCTGCACGACGTGGGCAAGATCGTGATCTCGTCCGAGATCCTGAACAAGACCGACGGGCTCACCCCCGACGAATGGGACGTCATGAAGCTGCATCCCGGCGCCGGGGCGGACATCCTGCGCGAGATCAACTTCCCGTACGACGTGAATGCCATCGTGCGGCACCACCACGAGAACTGGGACGGCACCGGCTACCCCGACGCGCTCGGCGGCGAGCGGATCCCGCTCTGGGCGCGCATCGTCTGCCTGGCCGACGTGTACGACGCGCTCACCTCCGACCGCAGCTACAAGCAGGCGCTGCCCCACGAGGCGGCCATCGAGGTGATGCGCAACGACGTGCGCCGGCAGTTCGACCCGGCGCTCTTCGCGCTCTTCGAGGACATCGCGCGCACCTCGGCACCGCGCACGGTGGAGGGCGCCGCGCCGCGCCGGCCCGACGCACGCGTCACCGACAGCGCCGCGCCGCTGGACGACCTCACCGGCCTCGTGCTGCGCAAGGGATTCCTCGCCCAGGCCACGCAGGTGCTCGACGAGGCCGCCACGCGCGCGCAGTCGGTGTCACTCGCGGTCATCGACGTCGATCACTTCAAGTCGGTGAACGATACCTTCGGGCACCTGCAGGGCGACGACGTCCTCCGGTCGGTGGCGGGACTGCTGCGCGACTCGGTGCGGCGGCAGGACATCGTCGGGCGTTACGCCGGCGACGAGTTCGTGCTGCTCTTCCCCGACACGCCGCTGGCCGAGGCCCGGCAGCTCGCCGAGCGACTGTGCGAGGCGGTGGCCGCCAACCGGCTCGCGATCCGCGAACGGCGCGAGGGCACCATCGGCGTCACGCTCTCGATCGGCGTCGCGACCGCGGATGCCGGCGAGTCGGACCTGGAGGCCGTCTTCGCCGCCGCCGACCGCGCGCTCTACCTCGCGAAGCGCCGCGGCCGGAATCAGGTGGCGAGTGCCACCGAGGCGGATGGCGAGACCCAGAAGGCGACGCTGCGGTTCGACCGGTTCGTGGGCCGCGTGCGCGAACTGCGCAGCCTCCTCGCGCAGCTCGAGCATGCCTGCGCCGGCCGGCCGCGGCTGGTGGCGATCGTCGGCGAGGCCGGCATCGGCAAGACCTCGCTGGTGCGGCAGCTCCAGCCCGAGGTGCGCCTGCGCGGCGGCACGATGGTGTTCGGCCGCTGCCTCGCCAGCGACGTGAAGCCGCCGTACGGTGCCTGGGCGGAGGTGATCACGGCCATCCACGCCCTCGGCATCGTGCCGCCGCGGGAGTGGAAGGAGTTGCCACGCCTCGTGCCGGCGCTCGGCGCCGCGACCGACCAGGCGTCACCGGCGGGCAGCAAGTACGCCCTCCTCGCCGAGGTGGCCGAGTACCTGCGCGAGGCGAGCGCGGTGGCTCCGCTCACGGTGGTGCTCGACGACGTGCAGTGGGCCGACAGCTCCACCTGGGATGCCACGGAGTACGTGCGGCACAACCTCAGCGACGAGAAGCTGCTGATCTGCATGACGATGCGGTCGGAGGACCTGGCCGGCATCGCCGAGCGCCGTCGCCACCTCTCGCGTGACGAGCGGTTCAGCGACCTGGCGCTCAACCGGTTCTCGCCCGACGAGCTCTCGTCGTGGCTGGAGACGATCCTGCACCAGGGCGAGATCGCCCGCGAGTTCCTGCGCTTCATCCACACCTACACCGAGGGCAACCCGCTGCTGGTGGTGCACGTGCTGCGCGCGCTGCAGGAGAACGGCGGCGTGTGGCACGCGGAGCGGCGCTGGCAGTGGAAGGACAACCCCGAGCTCGAGCTGCCGACCGCCGTCTCCGACCTGATCGATGCCCGCATCGACCGGCTCTCCGAGACGGCGCGCCAGCACCTGACCGTGGCCGCCGTGGTCGGCCGGACCTTCGACGTGGACCTGGTGCTCTCCGCCGGTGACATGAGCGAGGACGAGCTGCTCGACGCCATCGACGAGGGTGTGGCCGCACACGTGCTGGAATCGGCCGGCGACCGCGCGGCGGATCGCTACTCGTTCTCGCACGGCCTGATCGGCGATGCCATCCGGCGCCGCGTGAACCGCCGCCGGCTGGCGCGGATGCATGGCCTGGTGGCGACCGCGATGGAGGCGCTGCACCCCGACGCGGTCTCCGCCATCGCCGCACACTTCGATGCGGCCGGCAACGGCGAGAAGGCGTACGAGTACGCGATGCGCGCCGCCGAGCGCGCCGTTGCCGTGTACGCGCACCACGAGGCGGCCGCCTCGTACGCGATGGCGGAACGCCACGCCGCCACCGCCGAAGCCCGCATGCACTGCCGCTTCCGCCACGCACTGGCGCTCGAGCTGGCGGGTGCCTACGAGGAAGCCGAGTCCCTCTGCGACCTGATCATCGCCGAGCATGTGTCGATGGGCGAGCCAGGCGCGCTGGTGAGCGTGCGCCGCGTGCGGGAACGACTGCGCAGCCTGCGCGGTCTGGCCCTCGAGCAGACCTGTGATGCGGTCGAGAAGCTGCTCGCCGAGGCGGTGCAGCTCGGCGACGAGCAGGAGGAGGTGGAACTGCTCGGCATGCTGTCGCGGGCGCAGGCCCGTCGCGGCGATCCCGCGGAGGCGCGCCGCCTCGCGCGCCTCAGCCTCGAGGTGGCCGAGCGGGTGGGTGAGCCGGGTGTGCTGGCCAAGACGCTCATGTACCTCGGGTCGTCGCTGCTGGAGACCGAGGTGGACGAGGCGCTGTCCTGCTATCGCCGTGCGCTGGTGATGTTCGTGCGGATCGGGGACCTCATCGGGCAGGCGCGGGCGCAGATCAACGTGGGCATCGCGCAGTCGCGCCTCGGCGCCAACGAGGAGTCGGCGCAGGCCTACGCCACCGCGCTGGAGCTGGGCCGCACCACCCACTCCCCCGACATCACCGGCCTCGCCGCCCTCAACCTCGGTGTGCTGAAGATGAAGGTCGGCGCACTGGACGAGGCCGACGGCTGCTTCACCGAGGCGATGGAACGGTTCGCGCTGCTGAACAACGAGCCGCACCGCCTGGCCGCGCTCTACAACCAGGCCAACCTCGCCCGCGACCGGGAAGACCGGGAGCGCGCCGTGCGCCTGTACGGTGACGCCGCCGTGGTGGCGACGGCGATGGACCAGCTCGACGTGGAGCTTGGCGCACGCGCCGGCCAGGGGCTGGCGTTCCTGGACCTCGGTCGGGTGTCCGACGCGCGCGGCTGCCTGCAATCCTGCGCGGTGCGCGTGCGCGACCGGGCCACCTGGTGGTTCCAGGGGCGCGAACTGCTGGAGGCGCTCGCGATCCGGGTGCACCTGCAGTGTGGCGACGCCTCCGCCGCCCGCCAGCGCTTCGAGAGCGGCCTGGCGCTGGCCGAGGCGTCCGACACGTACGGCGCGGCGTGGCTGGTGGCCGACGTCGCCGGACCGCTGGCGGCCGTGGGAGTGTGCGCCGCACACGACCAGGTGCCACGCTTCGCCGCCCTCGCCGAGGGGCTGGCGTATGCGCCGCTCACGGCCCGGTACGCCGCACTGCTCGCCCGGCCGCGCACTGACGCAGGGGATTGA